In Acidobacteriota bacterium, the DNA window CTTGAGGCCCACGTTCAGGGTGCTGATGAAAGACTCCTCCTCGATGAGGAGGACCGTCTCGACGGTCTTCCGGTTCTCCACGATTTCCGGATAGGCTCCGCCCATCATCTCGCACACGTTGCCCACGAGGTCCTTCAAGAAGGGCCGCTCGATGCCCAGGAGCTTCCCATGGCGCGCGGCTCTTCGGACGATCTTCCTGAGGACGTATCCGCGCCCCTCGTTGGAGGGGATCACGCCGTCCGCCACCAGGAACGTGGCCGCGCGCACGTGATCCGAGATCACGCGGAGAGAAACGTCCGAGGATTCGGCCCTGCCGTAGGCAACCCCCCCCAGAGCGGCCGCCGCGTCGATAAGGGGCCGGAGGAGGTCCGTCTCGTAGTTGGAGGACTTCCCCTGCATGACCGCGGCCAGACGCTCCAGTCCCATCCCCGTGTCCACGCAAGGCGCCGGGAGGGGATTCAATGCGCCCTTTTCGTCGCGGTCGTACTGCATGAAAACCAGGTTCCAGATCTCGAGCCAACGGTCGCATTCGCAGGCCACCCCCAGGCAGGAGCGCCCCGCGGCCTCCTCGGGACAGGGAAGGTGGTCCCCCTGGTGGAAGTGAACCTCCGAGCAGGGGCCGCAGGGGCCCGTGTCCCCCATGGCCCAGAAATTGTCGTGCATCCCCAACTCGAAGATCCGGTCCTCCCGGACGTGGCGCATCCAAAAACGGTATGCCTCCTCGTCCCGCGGCACCCCGCCCTCACCCTTGAAAATGGTGGCCACCATGCGCTCCGCCGGGAGGTTGCAGACCTCTGTCAGGAACTCCCAGGCGAACGCGATGGCGTCTTGCTTGAAGTAGTCCCCGAAGGAGAAATTCCCCAGCATTTCGAAGAAGGTGTGGTGGCGGGCGGTGCGCCCCACGTTCTCGAGGTCGTTGTGCTTCCCTCCGGCCCTCACGCACTTCTGGCTGGACGTCGCGCGGGTGTACTCGCGCTTTTCCTTGCCCAGGAAGACGTCCTTGAACTGGTTCATCCCCGCGTTGGAGAACAGGAGTGTTGGATCTCCCGCCGGGATGAGCGAGGAGGAGCGCACGACGCGGTGGCCCCTTTCCTCGAAGAACCGGAGGAACGCCGATCGGATCTCGTTTCCTGTCATGGATGCCTCGCTGGGATGATCGGGGGATCCTCAGACCCCTCCCTTATTCGGTTTCTCCCTCTTCCTGGGCGCGGGAACCCAGAACCTTGGCGATGGCCGAGGCCGAAAACCCCCGCCCCCTCAGGAAACGCCAGATTCTGGCGCGTTCCTTGCCCTCTGTCAAATCGGCGGCGCGGACCCCCCGGCGCTCCAGAAGCCCCCTCAATGATCTCTCTTCCTCTCCGGTGGAAATCTCGGGTACCTGCGTCGCGGCACCGGCCCGCTTCAGTTTGGCTCGGATGGCGACGGCCCCCCTGCCGCGGGCCAGTTCGCTGCGCGCCAAAGCCTCCGCGAACCGCGCGTCACTGAGGTGGCCGGCCTGTTCCAGGCGGTCCAGGGCGCGCTCGACCTCCTCGCCGGGGAAGCCCCTGCGCGCCAACTTGGCCCGGATCTCCTCCCGGGAGTGCTCCCTCAGCGCCAGGAGGCGGAGGGCCGCGCCCTCCGCCCCATCGGTTCCCTTGGCCCCCTTGGACATCAGTACTTCGTGAAGGCGGGCGGAAG includes these proteins:
- a CDS encoding regulatory protein RecX, translated to MSKGAKGTDGAEGAALRLLALREHSREEIRAKLARRGFPGEEVERALDRLEQAGHLSDARFAEALARSELARGRGAVAIRAKLKRAGAATQVPEISTGEEERSLRGLLERRGVRAADLTEGKERARIWRFLRGRGFSASAIAKVLGSRAQEEGETE